One window of Camelina sativa cultivar DH55 chromosome 4, Cs, whole genome shotgun sequence genomic DNA carries:
- the LOC104783865 gene encoding uncharacterized protein LOC104783865, with protein sequence MLLEAHGFTDEIDKQALFEFKSQVSENKRAILSSWNNSFPLCSWKGVTCGRKHKKSYWFGPWRIAIGRSDITFSWYMPPKPNTGKKPTGPVVKLTNQELGQLERDNKKTAKSAKMVNPIILRPDEAGVLRNQEGHVCNEQGQKLDAEGQFIQEELVVADKNARCVDQRNDGIDRRNQEGIDRRNIDVDRRNARAGANGADLDGNNQQNFQARWDNNGEFVKTLADFNRPDLFYENRSTIIPPPFPRNDFELKPTYFALVGQRPFQNLPHEKPLDHIEHFEDIVTSIKANVVTEDYLYCKLFPYSLAGEASHWLLLIVYFIISVIVSQVRQKWS encoded by the exons ATGCTACTTGAAGCACATGGTTTTACTGATGAAATTGATAAGCAAGCGTTGTTCGAGTTCAAGTCTCAAGTTTCTGAAAACAAACGAGCTATCTTGTCTTCATGGAACAACTCATTCCCTCTCTGCAGCTGGAAGGGGGTAACATGTGGCCGTAAACACAAGAAGAGTTACTGGTTTGGACCTTGGAGGATTGCAATTGGGAGGAGTGATATCACCTTCAGTTG gtacatgcctccTAAGCCTAACACCGGGAAGAAacctactggtccagttgtgAAGCTTAcgaaccaagagttaggacaactagagcgtgacaacaagaaaacagccaaatcagcaaagatggtcaacccaatcatattgagaccagatgaggctggagttttgaggaaTCAAGAAGGTCATGTGTGCAACGAgcaaggccagaaacttgatgctgaaggacagtttattcaggaagaactcgtcgtggCCGATAAGAATGCACGTTGCGTCGACCAACGCaatgatggcatcgatcgacgcaaccaagaaggcatcgaccgacgcaacattgacgtcgatcgacgcaatgccAGAGCAGGTGCGAATGGTGCGGATTTGGATGGTAACAACCAGCAAAACTTTCAGGCTAGAtgggacaacaatggagagtTTGttaagactcttgcggacttcaacagaccagacttgttctatgagaaccgctccaCAATtatccctcctccattcccaaggaatgattttgagttgaagcccacctactttgctcttgttggacaaagaccTTTCCAGAATCTGCCACATGAGAAGCCCTtagaccatattgagcattttgaggatatagtcaccAGCATCAAGGCGAATGTagtcacagaggactatctctactgcaagcttttcccctactctcttgctggggaagcttctcattggcttcttctaattgtttattttataatctctgtaaTCGTATct CAAGTGAGGCAGAAATGGAGTTAA